The proteins below come from a single Limnobaculum xujianqingii genomic window:
- a CDS encoding TolC family outer membrane protein, giving the protein MKYTKRCPGAGHRSAVRPSSYLIGLCCGISSLFLTFLPTSYAAEEYQWQVAPSEQNQSSLSIHEAILRAFARNPQIAQAAAQIRVGKANLNVAKSGWFPQVSLQGGVGRSHQTDSSGSLDNNGSVGLNLKQLLYDFGKTGGSIDEQHDLSDAYNYQLYSTLNGVGQQTLQSYLQVKRYQELAQAAQRNLASLESVREMATLRAEAGLSSQSDVLQAETRIAGMKATYQQYQAQVMSAQASLSALTGVVATDYPDLPKDLLGQKISVKSLPYQQNSAVRSSQAKQLAAEKRIQQAKAQHWPTISVQAGRTRYADGDGSYWDDQVQLVVDAPIYQGGATSARVDAAEGERQNAQAEVEASKLDIDQKASTAYADLLGAQQRQQAGEAQQASAEQTRSVYQDEYRLNKRSLNDLLSVEQDVLQADNAAIMARYDAWDAAVRYAGAVDNLLDMLGIERQKVTGDDLPTLGGSS; this is encoded by the coding sequence ATGAAATACACCAAACGTTGCCCTGGCGCCGGACATCGATCCGCTGTTCGGCCCTCCAGTTACCTTATCGGTTTATGTTGCGGCATAAGCAGCCTGTTTTTAACTTTTCTGCCCACAAGCTATGCGGCGGAAGAGTATCAGTGGCAGGTTGCTCCCAGTGAACAAAACCAATCCAGTTTATCCATTCATGAAGCGATTTTACGGGCATTTGCCCGTAATCCGCAAATAGCTCAGGCCGCAGCCCAAATTCGCGTTGGGAAAGCCAATCTGAACGTAGCAAAAAGCGGTTGGTTTCCTCAGGTATCATTGCAGGGCGGCGTTGGTCGCTCTCATCAAACCGATTCCTCAGGCTCGCTGGATAATAATGGTTCCGTTGGCCTCAATTTAAAGCAATTGCTGTATGACTTTGGTAAAACCGGAGGCAGCATTGATGAACAGCATGATTTATCTGATGCCTACAATTATCAGCTTTACAGCACTCTGAATGGGGTGGGGCAACAGACTCTGCAAAGTTATCTTCAGGTTAAACGCTATCAGGAATTGGCGCAGGCTGCGCAGCGTAATCTGGCTTCCCTTGAAAGCGTTCGGGAAATGGCTACGTTGCGGGCAGAGGCGGGCTTAAGTTCTCAGTCTGATGTGTTACAGGCAGAAACGCGCATTGCCGGTATGAAAGCCACTTATCAACAGTATCAGGCTCAGGTGATGTCAGCGCAGGCCTCACTATCGGCACTGACCGGCGTGGTTGCTACCGACTATCCGGATTTACCAAAAGACCTGTTGGGGCAAAAGATTTCCGTTAAATCATTACCCTATCAGCAAAATAGCGCAGTTCGTAGCTCTCAGGCTAAGCAACTGGCCGCTGAAAAGCGAATTCAACAGGCTAAAGCTCAGCACTGGCCTACTATTTCAGTGCAGGCTGGGCGTACCCGATATGCTGATGGTGACGGCTCATACTGGGACGATCAGGTACAGCTGGTGGTGGATGCGCCTATTTATCAGGGCGGCGCTACTTCGGCCAGAGTCGATGCTGCGGAAGGGGAGCGCCAGAATGCTCAGGCAGAAGTTGAAGCCAGCAAGCTGGATATCGATCAGAAAGCCTCAACCGCCTATGCCGATTTACTGGGAGCACAGCAGCGTCAGCAAGCGGGAGAAGCACAGCAAGCCAGTGCAGAACAAACGCGCAGCGTCTATCAGGATGAATACCGCCTGAATAAGCGTAGCCTGAATGACTTACTCAGCGTTGAACAAGATGTTTTACAGGCAGATAACGCCGCCATTATGGCCCGCTACGATGCCTGGGATGCCGCAGTACGCTATGCCGGTGCAGTGGATAATCTATTAGATATGTTGGGGATCGAGCGTCAAAAAGTGACCGGCGATGACCTCCCTACACTTGGAGGGTCGTCATAA